The proteins below come from a single Rhizobium rhizoryzae genomic window:
- a CDS encoding CDP-alcohol phosphatidyltransferase family protein encodes MAVIFVLSLVGSVTLAYHYSLEPVVPLAAAGLLAVMFGLSLCFLPQHRHTRFGYANLVTAVRAAATSLVAATILLSDAFADSDGSALVWAVFIITVVALTLDGFDGYLARRFNHVSEFGAKFDMEVDAFLILMLSCAAFVLGKAGAWVLLIGAMRYMFILGQFALPALNQPLKPSFRRKLVCVVQVLALGIVLVPVVEAPISAWISAIALIALVYSFAVDIVALVRGSSKPVVARG; translated from the coding sequence ATGGCGGTGATCTTTGTCTTATCGTTGGTGGGTAGCGTCACCCTCGCCTACCATTATTCGCTGGAGCCAGTTGTTCCTTTGGCTGCGGCAGGATTGCTTGCTGTCATGTTCGGGCTGTCACTCTGCTTTTTGCCGCAGCATCGTCACACAAGGTTTGGTTATGCAAATCTGGTCACCGCCGTGCGTGCTGCCGCGACGAGCCTCGTAGCGGCGACAATACTTCTTTCGGACGCATTTGCGGACTCGGACGGATCAGCCTTGGTCTGGGCGGTCTTCATCATTACCGTGGTCGCACTCACTCTTGACGGGTTCGATGGATACCTCGCCAGACGCTTCAACCACGTGTCGGAGTTTGGCGCCAAGTTCGACATGGAAGTCGATGCATTCCTGATTTTGATGCTGTCCTGTGCCGCCTTCGTTCTGGGCAAGGCTGGGGCATGGGTGCTGCTCATCGGTGCCATGCGATACATGTTCATTCTTGGGCAGTTCGCCTTGCCTGCCCTCAATCAGCCTCTCAAGCCCTCGTTTCGACGCAAGCTGGTCTGTGTGGTCCAGGTGCTGGCTCTCGGTATCGTACTCGTGCCGGTGGTCGAAGCGCCGATATCAGCATGGATTTCAGCCATTGCTTTGATCGCTCTGGTCTATTCATTCGCCGTCGATATCGTCGCACTCGTCCGAGGGTCGTCCAAACCCGTCGTGGCTCGCGGATGA
- the ribA gene encoding GTP cyclohydrolase II RibA, which translates to MTEHSPFALEFKDPSREVERAVAELRFGRPIILEDRSRALAVLALDAVSPALYDQFASVVGQKHELFLTRNRAEKLGITRASDIVAPLRNVSFHQASELAYTPGTKHLSAWRKANELESASAELASTALLLPAMVCAEVERDDKRFSSCCTLDHAQLSASSNVRQSFQIVARTPVPLETFGYADFVVFRGGLAQKDQVAIVVGKPDVSKPVPIRIHSSCITGDLCGSLKCDCGDQLRNGLDLLAKAGGGVLLYLDQEGRGTGIGAKMRAYGFQHRGMDTIDADAQLGFGADHRRYEAAVAMLKLLNIDEVIVYTNNPTKIAALSDAGILVHARSAVTGRVTSENEFYLRTKTARAGHMLDVDALIAAE; encoded by the coding sequence ATGACCGAGCACAGCCCATTTGCTCTCGAGTTCAAAGACCCTTCCCGTGAAGTAGAGCGTGCCGTAGCGGAGTTGCGGTTCGGTCGGCCGATCATACTCGAAGATAGATCTCGCGCTCTCGCCGTACTGGCTCTCGATGCCGTTTCGCCGGCCCTGTACGATCAATTTGCGAGCGTTGTTGGCCAAAAGCACGAACTGTTTCTCACCCGCAATCGTGCCGAAAAACTTGGTATCACTCGCGCAAGCGATATCGTCGCCCCGCTTCGCAATGTAAGCTTCCATCAGGCGTCGGAGCTTGCTTACACTCCCGGGACCAAGCATTTGTCCGCCTGGCGAAAGGCAAATGAACTGGAGAGCGCGAGCGCGGAGCTCGCCAGCACGGCGCTGCTGCTTCCAGCCATGGTATGCGCAGAAGTAGAAAGAGACGATAAACGCTTCTCTTCGTGCTGCACCCTGGATCATGCACAACTGTCCGCGTCTTCCAACGTCCGGCAGTCTTTCCAGATCGTCGCTCGCACACCGGTCCCGCTGGAAACATTTGGCTACGCGGATTTCGTCGTTTTCCGCGGCGGTTTGGCGCAGAAGGATCAGGTGGCGATCGTCGTCGGCAAGCCTGATGTGTCAAAGCCGGTGCCGATCCGTATCCACTCGTCCTGCATCACCGGCGATTTGTGCGGCTCGCTGAAATGCGATTGCGGTGATCAACTCCGGAACGGTCTCGATCTGCTGGCCAAGGCTGGTGGCGGCGTTCTGCTGTATCTTGATCAGGAGGGGCGCGGCACGGGCATTGGCGCCAAGATGCGGGCCTATGGCTTCCAGCACCGCGGCATGGACACAATCGATGCGGACGCCCAGTTGGGTTTCGGCGCCGATCATCGTCGTTATGAGGCTGCTGTCGCCATGCTGAAGCTGCTCAATATCGATGAGGTGATCGTCTACACCAATAATCCAACGAAAATCGCTGCGCTATCGGATGCGGGCATTCTCGTTCACGCACGCAGTGCCGTCACAGGCCGCGTTACCTCGGAAAACGAGTTTTACCTCCGCACGAAAACCGCGCGCGCTGGCCATATGCTGGATGTCGACGCCTTGATCGCGGCTGAGTAA
- a CDS encoding zinc-dependent alcohol dehydrogenase: MSGTFPFPVKYGYSSVGQVEEGEGLEKGTTVFCLFPHQSHYLVRAEDLVVVPAGLPADRAVLAANMETALNICWDAQIGIGNRVAVFGCGVVGLAVGYLASQVPGVECTLVDPDASRSEPAERMGAAFCHPDQLKGEFDILINASGSGQALAQCVDHAGLEARIVEASWYGERSVTLPLGGAFHSRRLRLISSQVGHVSPLQRPRWTYARRLHKALELLCHDRLDVLISGETAFDDLPQDYGRILTDPSTLCHRIRY, encoded by the coding sequence ATGTCAGGCACCTTCCCGTTCCCGGTCAAATACGGATACAGCTCGGTCGGACAGGTTGAGGAGGGTGAGGGGCTTGAGAAGGGGACTACCGTTTTCTGTCTCTTTCCACACCAGAGCCACTACCTTGTCAGAGCCGAGGATCTTGTCGTCGTCCCGGCCGGATTGCCGGCAGACCGTGCAGTTCTTGCCGCCAACATGGAGACAGCGCTTAATATCTGTTGGGATGCGCAGATCGGGATCGGTAACAGGGTCGCGGTTTTTGGTTGCGGCGTCGTCGGTCTGGCGGTCGGCTATCTCGCATCGCAGGTGCCAGGTGTGGAATGCACGCTGGTGGATCCGGATGCATCGCGGTCTGAACCGGCGGAGCGCATGGGCGCTGCCTTTTGCCATCCCGACCAGTTGAAAGGTGAATTCGACATACTGATCAACGCGTCCGGTTCTGGGCAGGCACTTGCCCAGTGTGTGGATCATGCAGGTCTTGAAGCCAGAATAGTGGAAGCCAGCTGGTATGGTGAGCGATCCGTGACATTGCCGCTCGGAGGCGCCTTTCATTCACGCAGGCTTCGTCTCATCAGCTCACAGGTCGGACACGTCTCACCTTTACAGAGACCGCGCTGGACCTATGCGCGCCGGCTTCACAAGGCGCTGGAACTGTTGTGTCACGACAGACTTGATGTGCTGATCTCCGGGGAGACCGCTTTCGATGATCTACCCCAAGATTACGGCCGTATCCTGACCGATCCCTCCACGCTGTGTCACCGTATTCGCTACTGA
- a CDS encoding 6-pyruvoyl trahydropterin synthase family protein, with translation MFAVEVRDHIMIAHSLPRPVFGPAQGMHGATFVVDAAFFTRDVDADGLAVDIGLATQVLSKVLKPLNYQNLDEVEVFKGRVSTTEVIAKHIFDELAKAVKAGELGSGSDRICKLRVLLHESHMARGWYEAEL, from the coding sequence ATGTTTGCCGTAGAAGTTCGCGATCACATCATGATTGCTCACAGCCTGCCGAGACCGGTATTTGGCCCCGCTCAGGGAATGCACGGTGCGACTTTCGTTGTCGATGCCGCCTTCTTCACACGCGATGTTGATGCCGATGGTCTGGCTGTTGATATCGGCCTGGCGACGCAGGTTCTTTCCAAGGTACTCAAGCCTTTAAACTACCAGAACCTTGATGAGGTTGAGGTTTTCAAGGGTCGCGTTTCGACAACGGAAGTGATCGCCAAGCATATTTTCGATGAGCTCGCCAAAGCCGTAAAGGCTGGCGAACTCGGTTCCGGAAGCGATCGTATCTGCAAATTGCGTGTTCTTCTGCACGAAAGCCATATGGCGCGCGGATGGTATGAGGCCGAGCTTTGA
- a CDS encoding glycosyltransferase: protein MSPSLVFAYPGDLMTKTGGYAYDRHIVSELRSAGWTVNMMPLGPGFPYPRERDLRNAESLIAALPDETVLLVDGLAYGVLHEVAERERERLRILALVHHPLALETGLDPADRVRLEVSERLALTCTRHVFVTSPATAKTLESSYGLTSSHITVVLPGTEPVQPAQRGSNVPHIVSVGSLTPRKGHDVLLRALDTVREVPWRATIVGSEKLEPSTTRTLRALVKELDLEDRVVLAGEIDDVGEVFASADLFALASRYEGYGMVFAEALAHGLPVIACRAGAVPDVVPAGAGRLVPPDDPAAFGTALREVLQDNDLADEMAKAAYAAGKQLPTWAQSASVLSDRLKDFA, encoded by the coding sequence TTGAGCCCGTCGCTCGTCTTTGCCTATCCAGGCGATCTCATGACGAAAACCGGCGGTTACGCCTACGACCGCCATATCGTCAGCGAATTGAGATCAGCCGGTTGGACGGTCAACATGATGCCGCTTGGCCCAGGGTTCCCCTATCCGCGCGAAAGGGATCTTCGGAATGCGGAATCGTTGATTGCCGCACTTCCGGATGAAACTGTGCTGCTCGTGGATGGTCTGGCCTATGGCGTCCTGCACGAGGTGGCCGAGCGCGAACGGGAACGGTTGCGGATTCTGGCGCTCGTACATCATCCGCTGGCGCTTGAGACCGGTCTCGATCCTGCAGACCGCGTCAGGCTGGAGGTCAGCGAACGGCTCGCTCTAACCTGCACCAGACATGTCTTCGTAACCTCGCCAGCGACTGCAAAGACGCTGGAAAGCTCCTACGGGCTGACCTCGTCTCACATTACGGTTGTTCTGCCAGGGACCGAGCCGGTTCAACCTGCGCAGCGCGGCTCAAATGTGCCGCACATTGTCTCGGTCGGTTCGCTGACGCCACGAAAAGGCCATGACGTGTTGCTGCGGGCGCTGGATACGGTGCGTGAGGTGCCCTGGCGCGCGACGATAGTCGGCAGTGAGAAGCTCGAGCCTTCTACGACGAGAACCCTTCGGGCTCTGGTGAAGGAGCTTGATCTGGAGGACCGTGTTGTTCTTGCGGGAGAAATTGATGATGTGGGCGAGGTATTCGCGTCTGCTGATCTCTTCGCGCTCGCAAGCCGCTACGAAGGATACGGCATGGTGTTCGCAGAAGCGCTGGCCCACGGTCTCCCGGTTATCGCCTGTCGGGCAGGGGCAGTTCCGGATGTGGTACCTGCCGGTGCTGGTCGGCTGGTTCCACCGGACGATCCAGCGGCCTTTGGAACTGCATTACGGGAAGTGTTGCAGGATAATGACCTCGCCGATGAAATGGCGAAAGCGGCTTACGCCGCCGGCAAGCAGCTTCCGACCTGGGCGCAGTCGGCATCCGTCCTCTCCGACAGACTGAAGGATTTTGCATGA
- a CDS encoding class I SAM-dependent methyltransferase translates to MSGFDKSWLALREPADLAARDPGLVEHIVGWLRQNARPVIVDIGCGTGSSVRALGPMFPSALQVDWRLVDYDPALLREARLQLGDDGLEYHQVDLNHLENLPLEGASVLSASAFFDLASARFCEEIAALVAKRRCAFYAALNYDGKVEWSNPHPLDRDVVRDFNQHQRMDKGLGSALGPQAVAHLQGVFESLDYRIFVAESPWILGEEEATLQQEMLKGMMRPVLEIGRLSPAEVEEWLEFRLDRVRERSSCRVGHLDILALPRA, encoded by the coding sequence ATGAGTGGTTTTGATAAAAGCTGGCTCGCGCTGCGGGAGCCTGCAGATCTCGCGGCGCGCGACCCGGGTCTGGTCGAACACATCGTGGGTTGGCTGCGCCAGAATGCAAGACCGGTGATCGTTGATATCGGCTGTGGAACCGGTTCGAGCGTACGCGCCTTGGGGCCGATGTTTCCTTCCGCTTTGCAGGTGGACTGGAGGCTGGTTGACTACGATCCGGCGCTTCTCCGCGAGGCGAGACTCCAACTTGGCGACGATGGTCTTGAGTATCACCAGGTTGATCTCAACCACCTTGAAAATCTGCCGTTGGAAGGTGCTTCTGTACTCTCAGCCTCCGCATTCTTTGATCTCGCATCGGCGAGGTTTTGCGAGGAGATCGCAGCTCTTGTCGCAAAGCGCCGTTGTGCCTTCTACGCCGCGCTGAACTATGATGGCAAAGTAGAGTGGAGCAACCCTCATCCACTCGATCGCGATGTCGTCCGTGATTTCAACCAGCATCAACGCATGGACAAGGGTCTGGGTTCTGCATTGGGCCCTCAAGCCGTGGCACATCTGCAGGGAGTGTTTGAAAGCCTTGATTACCGGATTTTCGTCGCCGAAAGCCCCTGGATCCTGGGAGAAGAAGAAGCGACGCTCCAGCAGGAAATGCTGAAAGGAATGATGCGACCGGTTCTTGAGATCGGCAGGCTTTCGCCTGCCGAAGTCGAGGAATGGTTGGAGTTCAGATTAGACAGGGTCCGCGAGCGCTCGAGCTGTCGGGTTGGCCATCTGGACATCCTTGCCTTGCCGCGCGCTTGA
- a CDS encoding RibD family protein, producing MRRVEMTDQIWGHLLQARNSSASRLSIERSAAAMLYGPLAEARGPFVLAQVGQSLDGRVATPFGDARDISGPDGLAHLHRCRALMDAVLVGVGTVKADNPRLSVREVRGPDPVRVVIDCRAELTGSERILLDDGAPVIVIQSAEAPRRALRADVIRLPLKERGLCPHDILNVLQDRGLNKILVEGGARTIARFLEQDLIDHLHVSIAPLIIGSGPSGISLNPIKFLSEAQRPQASVYSLGSDILFDCRLRAEAASSSARQGKDVQMANPTARALADPV from the coding sequence ATGCGTCGCGTTGAAATGACGGACCAGATCTGGGGCCATTTGCTTCAGGCGCGTAACAGTTCAGCCAGCCGTCTTTCAATTGAACGAAGCGCTGCCGCAATGCTCTATGGGCCTTTGGCAGAAGCACGCGGCCCGTTCGTCCTGGCGCAAGTGGGACAGTCTCTCGATGGACGCGTGGCAACGCCTTTCGGCGATGCCCGCGACATATCCGGCCCTGATGGTCTTGCCCATCTGCATCGGTGCCGTGCGCTGATGGATGCGGTTCTTGTCGGTGTTGGCACAGTAAAGGCCGACAATCCCAGATTATCCGTTCGCGAGGTCAGAGGACCGGATCCCGTCCGAGTCGTCATCGATTGTCGTGCCGAACTGACGGGCTCTGAACGAATTTTGCTGGATGATGGGGCCCCGGTCATCGTCATCCAATCTGCCGAGGCGCCGCGTCGCGCTCTGCGCGCCGACGTCATAAGATTGCCCCTGAAAGAACGAGGCCTCTGTCCGCATGACATCCTGAACGTGTTGCAAGACCGCGGATTGAACAAGATATTAGTTGAGGGTGGAGCGCGGACGATCGCCCGTTTTCTCGAGCAGGATCTCATCGATCACCTGCACGTCTCCATAGCCCCGCTGATCATCGGGTCAGGACCATCGGGAATCTCGCTCAATCCCATCAAGTTCCTGTCCGAAGCGCAGCGGCCGCAGGCCAGCGTCTACAGCCTCGGAAGCGACATCCTGTTCGACTGCCGCCTCCGGGCCGAAGCTGCTTCCTCAAGCGCGCGGCAAGGCAAGGATGTCCAGATGGCCAACCCGACAGCTCGAGCGCTCGCGGACCCTGTCTAA
- a CDS encoding cytochrome b, whose protein sequence is MQTDRLSTIPYPAPMRALHWIVALGVLATWPLGMMIKFTAEPFKLTFYMLHESIGFLVLWVMLVRIGIRLTSETPVSSGGGPLAALARLVHALLYLMLVVMPVSGFLATNAHGFPLSWFGLFTVWSPIGKLPTLAPTFSTIHTWSAWILLALFALHIAGVLFHHLIKRDGTLHKML, encoded by the coding sequence ATGCAGACTGACCGCTTGTCAACGATACCCTATCCCGCGCCCATGCGAGCCCTGCACTGGATCGTCGCACTCGGCGTCCTGGCAACCTGGCCGCTGGGGATGATGATCAAATTCACGGCGGAGCCCTTCAAGCTCACTTTCTACATGCTGCATGAATCAATCGGCTTCCTCGTGCTGTGGGTCATGCTGGTTCGTATCGGCATACGATTGACGAGTGAGACGCCTGTTTCCAGCGGCGGAGGTCCACTTGCTGCTCTTGCCAGACTGGTTCACGCGCTACTGTATCTGATGCTGGTGGTCATGCCGGTTAGTGGCTTTCTCGCAACGAACGCCCATGGCTTCCCCCTCTCCTGGTTCGGCCTTTTCACCGTATGGAGTCCGATCGGCAAACTTCCAACACTGGCCCCGACATTTTCTACCATCCACACCTGGAGCGCATGGATCCTTCTTGCCCTTTTTGCGTTACATATCGCTGGCGTGCTGTTTCACCATCTCATCAAGAGAGACGGAACGCTGCATAAAATGCTGTAA
- a CDS encoding cytochrome P450, which produces MTDMNEFLRIDASTRRVWLDARHPGFYSNPNLTYAQLHAQCPTFFWEQQGQWFFTGYDHVNALLRDRRFGRQILHIASREELGLAEPPEHTRNFDLAERHSLLEIEPPEHTRLRTLVNRAFVSRHVEKMSGEIEQLANDLIDRFESAGRVELLSAFADIIPVTMIARMIGIQEEMGPQLLRWSHDYVGMYMFKRSRADEEAADRSAREFADYVRSVIAERRSVPKDDLLSHMIHTEHKGQFLTEEELISTTIVLLNAGHEATVHQIGNSVRIILESGLPVSDLFRDSASTERVVEETLRLCAPVHIFQRWALEEVEVEGVSLKRGDKVSLILAAANLDPAKFPDPLIFKPDRNDGANLSFGAGIHFCIGAPLARLELNIVLPLLFRRLPNLKLAQTPQVKDVYHFHGLEALHLTW; this is translated from the coding sequence ATGACCGACATGAACGAATTCCTGCGCATCGATGCATCCACCCGCCGGGTTTGGCTGGATGCTCGCCATCCCGGATTCTACAGCAATCCGAACCTGACCTATGCACAGCTGCATGCCCAGTGCCCCACCTTCTTCTGGGAGCAACAAGGGCAATGGTTTTTCACTGGATACGACCACGTCAATGCCCTGCTGAGGGATCGAAGATTTGGTCGACAGATCCTTCACATTGCCAGCCGGGAAGAGCTTGGGTTGGCGGAGCCGCCAGAGCATACCCGCAATTTCGATCTGGCCGAAAGACATTCGCTTCTGGAGATCGAGCCACCGGAACACACGCGACTGCGGACGCTGGTCAATCGCGCCTTTGTGTCGCGCCATGTCGAGAAGATGAGCGGCGAAATCGAGCAACTTGCGAACGATCTGATCGACAGGTTCGAGAGCGCCGGACGAGTAGAACTCTTGTCAGCCTTCGCCGACATCATCCCCGTTACAATGATTGCGCGGATGATCGGAATCCAGGAGGAGATGGGGCCGCAGCTTCTGCGCTGGAGCCATGATTATGTCGGCATGTATATGTTCAAGCGAAGCCGCGCAGATGAAGAGGCGGCTGATCGCTCTGCCAGGGAGTTCGCAGATTATGTGCGCTCGGTCATCGCAGAGCGCCGCAGCGTCCCGAAAGACGATCTGCTGAGCCACATGATCCACACGGAGCACAAGGGTCAGTTTCTCACGGAGGAGGAACTGATCTCCACCACGATCGTGCTTCTCAATGCCGGCCATGAGGCGACGGTTCATCAAATCGGCAATTCAGTTCGGATCATTCTGGAAAGCGGGCTTCCGGTGAGCGACCTGTTTCGGGACTCGGCTTCGACGGAACGCGTGGTCGAGGAAACGCTCAGGCTCTGCGCTCCCGTTCATATTTTCCAGCGCTGGGCGTTGGAGGAGGTTGAAGTCGAAGGCGTATCGCTCAAGCGCGGCGACAAGGTGAGCCTCATCCTGGCTGCCGCCAATCTGGATCCGGCAAAGTTCCCGGACCCGCTCATCTTCAAGCCTGACCGCAACGATGGAGCAAATCTTTCCTTCGGGGCGGGCATCCATTTCTGCATTGGCGCGCCCTTGGCACGCCTCGAGCTGAACATTGTCCTGCCTCTTCTGTTCCGGCGCTTGCCGAACCTAAAGCTGGCGCAGACGCCCCAGGTGAAGGACGTCTACCATTTTCATGGGCTTGAAGCGCTGCATCTGACTTGGTGA
- a CDS encoding FdhF/YdeP family oxidoreductase, producing the protein MTQSCFRPGPQAEGDALVADQDTVKYDGPAGGWGSLRGITRIFGKEWPTPGVLDTLAHQNKPGGFMCTSCAWTKPANHNAFEFCENGAKATLWELTTRRCTPDFFAKHTVSELRDWTDHDLEQTGRLTHPLRYDRELDTYVACSWDEAFSAIGRELKSLDPKSAVFYASGRASLETSYLYALFARLYGNNNLPDSSNMCHETTSVALKKVIGAPVGTSVYEDFSTCDAIFFFGQNTGSNSPRFLHPLQDAVKRGCRIVTFNPVRERGLEAMINPQSPTEMLTGQETQISSYYLQVKAGGDIAALMGLCKHVLAKDDEARSSGRSVLDRDFIDQHTHDFEAFEQLVRSTPWEQIEHESGLTRDALEQAGQVYVEAERVIGIYGMGLTQQVHGFDNIGMFVNLLLMKGNIGRDGTGISPVRGHSNVQGQRTVGISEKPELVPLDRLEEMFGFTAPREKGLTTVDACQGILDGTVKAFIGLGGNFVRAIPEQGAMEEAWPRMRLTVQIATKLNRSHLFNGDIAYLLPCLGRSEEDLQEAGPQIVTIEDTFSCIHGSIAKRKPASEHLKSELAIVAGIAKETLAPNPKVRWDEWTGDYSKVRDLIEATYPDQFHDFNARVFTPGGFYRGNSARERIWKTESGKAEFTLPKQLSAAGFADSAGRYRLITLRSNDQFNTTVYGYSDRLRGIEGTRSVLLMSPSEIRKAGLREGQVVGLSSDADDGRKRYVGGLTVTPFDLPNGCIAGYYPELNPLIPLSHHDQHSKTPASKAVPVQIVT; encoded by the coding sequence ATGACACAGAGCTGCTTTCGGCCTGGACCGCAGGCAGAAGGAGATGCGCTGGTGGCTGATCAGGATACCGTGAAATATGATGGACCGGCTGGCGGTTGGGGCTCGCTGAGAGGTATCACCCGCATTTTCGGCAAGGAATGGCCGACCCCTGGCGTTCTCGATACGCTCGCCCACCAGAACAAGCCTGGCGGTTTCATGTGCACGTCCTGCGCCTGGACGAAGCCTGCCAATCACAATGCATTCGAGTTCTGCGAGAATGGTGCGAAGGCGACCCTGTGGGAGCTTACGACGCGCAGATGCACGCCCGATTTCTTTGCAAAACATACGGTTTCCGAACTGCGGGACTGGACGGATCACGATCTCGAACAAACGGGGCGTCTTACCCATCCGCTGCGCTATGATCGCGAGCTGGACACTTATGTCGCTTGCTCCTGGGATGAAGCCTTTTCCGCCATCGGTCGCGAGCTAAAGTCTCTCGATCCGAAATCCGCGGTTTTCTATGCCTCTGGTCGAGCCAGCCTCGAAACATCTTATCTCTACGCATTGTTCGCGCGACTCTACGGAAACAATAATCTGCCCGACAGTTCCAACATGTGTCATGAGACGACGTCCGTCGCCCTGAAGAAAGTCATCGGCGCTCCAGTCGGCACATCGGTCTACGAGGACTTCTCCACCTGTGACGCCATCTTCTTCTTCGGCCAGAACACAGGCTCCAACAGCCCGCGTTTCCTGCATCCTCTTCAGGACGCGGTGAAGCGGGGCTGCCGGATCGTCACGTTCAACCCGGTTCGCGAACGCGGGCTGGAAGCAATGATCAATCCGCAAAGCCCGACCGAGATGCTGACCGGCCAGGAAACGCAAATCTCCAGCTACTATCTTCAGGTCAAGGCTGGAGGCGATATTGCGGCCCTCATGGGACTTTGCAAACATGTTCTGGCCAAGGATGACGAGGCACGATCAAGCGGACGCAGCGTTCTGGATCGTGATTTCATAGATCAGCATACGCATGATTTCGAAGCGTTTGAACAGCTCGTGCGCTCAACACCATGGGAGCAGATCGAGCACGAATCCGGTCTTACGCGTGATGCCCTGGAACAGGCGGGGCAGGTCTATGTCGAAGCGGAACGCGTCATCGGCATCTATGGCATGGGGCTCACCCAGCAGGTTCACGGGTTTGATAACATCGGCATGTTCGTCAATCTGCTCCTGATGAAAGGCAATATTGGTCGTGATGGCACAGGCATCTCACCTGTGCGCGGCCATTCCAACGTGCAAGGCCAGCGCACCGTCGGGATATCGGAGAAGCCGGAGCTTGTACCACTCGACAGGCTGGAGGAGATGTTCGGCTTCACAGCACCGCGCGAAAAAGGACTGACCACGGTAGACGCATGCCAGGGAATTCTGGACGGCACCGTCAAAGCATTCATTGGTCTTGGCGGGAATTTCGTTCGGGCCATTCCCGAGCAGGGCGCCATGGAAGAGGCCTGGCCCCGCATGCGGCTAACAGTCCAGATCGCAACCAAACTCAATCGCAGCCATCTTTTCAACGGCGATATCGCCTATCTCCTGCCCTGTCTTGGGCGCTCCGAGGAAGACCTGCAGGAGGCGGGCCCGCAAATCGTGACGATCGAGGATACTTTCAGCTGCATCCACGGATCGATTGCCAAGCGCAAGCCCGCGAGCGAACACCTGAAGTCCGAGCTAGCTATCGTAGCGGGTATCGCCAAGGAGACCCTTGCCCCCAACCCGAAAGTGCGGTGGGATGAATGGACAGGCGACTACTCGAAGGTCCGCGACCTGATCGAGGCCACCTACCCTGACCAGTTCCACGATTTTAACGCCCGAGTGTTTACCCCGGGTGGCTTCTATCGCGGCAATAGCGCTCGGGAGCGGATCTGGAAAACGGAAAGCGGCAAGGCGGAGTTCACCCTTCCCAAGCAACTCTCGGCGGCCGGGTTCGCAGACTCTGCTGGACGCTACCGCCTCATCACGCTGCGCAGCAACGATCAGTTCAACACGACCGTCTATGGATACAGCGATCGCCTGCGCGGGATCGAAGGTACGCGTTCAGTTCTATTGATGAGCCCGTCGGAGATCCGAAAGGCTGGACTTCGCGAAGGCCAGGTTGTCGGCCTCTCCTCAGATGCCGACGACGGACGCAAGCGCTACGTGGGCGGCCTGACGGTGACACCATTCGACCTGCCGAATGGCTGTATCGCCGGCTATTACCCGGAGCTCAACCCGCTGATTCCCCTTTCGCATCACGATCAACATTCGAAAACCCCGGCATCAAAAGCCGTTCCGGTCCAGATCGTAACGTAA